A stretch of Apis cerana isolate GH-2021 linkage group LG1, AcerK_1.0, whole genome shotgun sequence DNA encodes these proteins:
- the LOC107994964 gene encoding leucine-rich repeat-containing protein 24, which yields MRLARPASSKKIIGEDSACRDKDQHSTIIINAFVMKILIFFLYVTTLLGIVTSDKCAVECSCKWKSGKRTVECVNRALTSIPEWVDPETQVLDTSGNDIRTLPSNIFVRVRLTNLQRLYLRECRIDRIDSEALAGLTNLVELDLSHNLLTVVPTASFLDTPFLRDLVLSYNPLKRVHSHAFKSTPNLVKLDLSHTQLVEIEAKGFRGLELLESLKLNNNQLSTLHPGTFEPLNKLTSIELHDNPWICDCHLREMKMWLVKHNLPTLQAPLCRGPKQLMNRTFTDLGIDDFACRPILLIASRYAEATIGENASIVCRVSAIPPAKVKWYWNGRLLTNHSAFSSYQKILIFEDGQFRKRSTLVLTNAQEADSSEFYCVAENRAGTVEANFTLHVSLRTAGMSTLGSGHIAGISAALVVLILFILLVILVLFVRFRRMPLKDVKSAVPAEGVSGDSTGGNNENPSSATSTTRRKHEEIETTSFGVESKPPPVSLTLSYVQRPQAAVLQTENEYGSIGRFDDQSQQPSVMVAPGACFSSTTSLMPIDNPDLIRDTRRGSAEDITPYGGADYSRMEVVDDAKILYSSCMWEARDTCRTTVPVSTYPSKEALAVVAPMVEQFPPGAKQIRVWQKGVPVLPPVSALKRVLGSTRSSPDEGYQEGTGTDV from the coding sequence ATGCGTCTGGCGAGGCCAGCGTCCTCGAAGAAGATAATCGGGGAGGATAGCGCGTGTCGTGACAAGGACCAGCATtcgacaataataataaacgcgtTCGTCATGAAAATCttgatattctttctttacgTGACAACGTTGCTGGGCATTGTGACCAGCGACAAGTGCGCCGTCGAGTGTTCTTGCAAGTGGAAGAGCGGGAAGCGCACGGTCGAGTGTGTAAATCGTGCCCTGACTAGCATACCGGAGTGGGTCGATCCGGAGACGCAAGTGCTGGACACGAGCGGCAACGACATTCGGACTCTACCGAGCAACATCTTCGTACGTGTACGTTTGACGAATCTACAGCGTCTCTACCTACGCGAGTGCCGTATCGACCGAATCGATAGCGAGGCACTGGCGGGCCTTACGAATCTGGTTGAACTCGATTTAAGCCACAATCTCTTAACCGTAGTCCCTACTGCCAGTTTCTTGGACACGCCGTTCCTCAGGGACCTTGTACTCTCCTATAATCCCCTGAAGAGGGTTCACTCGCACGCGTTCAAGAGTACACCGAATTTGGTCAAGTTAGATTTGTCTCACACGCAACTGGTTGAAATCGAGGCGAAAGGATTTCGTGGCTTGGAGTTGCTGGAAAGTTTAAAGTTAAACAACAATCAGTTATCGACCCTTCATCCGGGCACCTTCGAGCCATTGAATAAACTCACCAGTATAGAACTACATGACAATCCGTGGATTTGTGATTGTCATTTACGCGAAATGAAAATGTGGCTGGTCAAGCACAATTTACCTACCCTCCAAGCACCACTTTGTCGTGGGCCGAAACAGTTAATGAATAGAACTTTTACCGATTTGGGTATCGACGATTTCGCTTGTCGGCCAATCCTCTTGATAGCCAGCCGCTACGCCGAGGCGACGATAGGCGAAAATGCCAGTATTGTGTGTAGAGTTAGCGCGATACCACCTGCAAAAGTGAAGTGGTATTGGAATGGACGATTGTTGACCAACCATTCAGCGTTCAGCAGTTACCAGAAGATCTTGATCTTTGAAGACGGCCAGTTCCGGAAAAGAAGCACTTTGGTTTTGACAAACGCCCAGGAAGCGGATTCCAGCGAATTCTATTGTGTAGCGGAGAATCGTGCCGGCACCGTCGAGGCGAATTTCACTCTTCACGTATCTTTGAGAACTGCCGGTATGTCTACCCTCGGCTCCGGTCACATAGCCGGTATATCCGCCGCCTTGGTAGTGTTAATTCTCTTCATCCTCCTCGTCATTCTCGTGTTGTTCGTTCGTTTTCGAAGAATGCCACTGAAGGACGTGAAATCAGCTGTACCCGCAGAAGGTGTATCGGGCGATAGTACGGGTGGAAATAACGAGAACCCTTCGTCAGCGACGTCCACCACTCGTAGAAAACACGAGGAGATCGAGACGACGTCGTTCGGGGTGGAATCGAAGCCACCGCCGGTGTCCTTAACCCTTAGCTACGTTCAAAGACCTCAGGCAGCGGTGTTGCAAACGGAGAACGAGTATGGTTCGATTGGCCGTTTCGATGATCAGAGCCAACAGCCATCTGTGATGGTTGCGCCGGGTGCTTGTTTCTCATCTACCACGTCGCTAATGCCGATCGACAATCCCGATCTTATCAGGGACACGCGACGTGGCTCGGCAGAAGATATCACTCCGTACGGTGGGGCGGACTATAGTCGTATGGAAGTGGTGGACGATGCAAAGATCCTTTACTCGAGTTGTATGTGGGAGGCGAGGGATACGTGCAGAACAACGGTTCCGGTGAGCACGTACCCTTCGAAGGAAGCCCTGGCTGTAGTCGCGCCTATGGTCGAGCAATTCCCGCCTGGCGCGAAGCAAATAAGAGTATGGCAGAAAGGGGTTCCGGTTTTACCGCCTGTGTCAGCGTTAAAACGTGTCCTCGGATCAACGCGTAGCTCCCCCGACGAGGGTTATCAAGAAGGGACTGGAACTGATGTCTAG